The genomic DNA ggtttcactCTTTTTAGGCTTTGTaacagaactgagtggcttgctaggccatttgagggggccgttaagagtcaaccacattgctgtggatcttgagtcacgtgtaggccagaccaggtacagatggcagatttctttccctaaagggcattagtaaaccagatttGGATTATTTctaaagggatagaattgaaaagtaaagaAGCTATTCTAAACTTGCATcaaaccctggttagaccacaagtCAAAatgcagaatactgcagatgctggaaatctgaaataaaaacagaaaatgctagaaatactcagctgaTTATGGCAGCAATTGTGCAGAGGAACAGAGTAAATGTTTCAGGAATGTGACCTGATTTGACCACACTTGGTgctctgtgtacagttctggttgccatgttATGTAAAAGATATAAGTCCACTGGAGAAACTGCAAAAAAATTaccaggatgataccagaaatgctaAATTATACCTATCAGAAAAAGATGAACAAGCTAGGTTTTCATGGAGTAGACAGAAAATATTTCTTCTTATGTTAAAGAGGAAATATCTGGAGGCCATCAGTCACCCTGCAATCAAATAGGAAATgcaaaagaaacttctttacccagagagtggtgaaaatgtgaatgttgagATGAATAATATAGTTGCTCTTAAATAGAACATGAAAACATATGGAGGTGACGGGAATAGAAGATTATGCTGATAGAGTTGGATGAGGAAGGATTGGAGGAGGCTCCAGTACAGTATAAATGCtctttgggccaaatggcctgtttctgtgctgtatgttctatgtaattctatgtgatAGCCTTAAGAAGTTAGTAGTACCAAGCATGTTTAAATGAGGTATTCAGTGCAGTTTTCCTTCTAGTGCAGAGTGTAGATTAGAGAATCAGACTTTATTTAAATATAAATGCATTTTTGAGGCAAAGAAACAACAAATGGAAAAAAATTAGATTCACAGTAACAAGTTGTTAATATGTTGAACGTCTGCCAGGAAATTGCAACACTATTACTATCTGTAGTTATTGAAGCTGTAGCtgtcagttttaaacagtgacatcACTTTTCTTACTTTTTTTTAGGATTTGCCTCTTCCTGTCCATTCAGTCAATATCGTACAAATCCCAGAGGATGGTAAAGGCCCAAACTACTGGCAGAAGGTTCCCGAAGAATTCTGTAATTACACATTGAATTCACTTATTCGTAATCGCTTAGAACTTGATACTTTCCAGATATTTCTTAAAGAAAATCTAGCAGGGTAAGTGCCTATGAATCATTCTTTCATAAAGTACAGTGAAATTCACTGTAAGCAACACAAatggtacaaaagcaaaatacagtggatgctggaaatctgaaataaaaacaaaaaatgctggaaatactcggcaaGTCAGACAGAATCTGTTGAGAGAAACAATTAAGATTTTAGGTCAATGATCTATCATCAGAACAGGACCTGTTACCATTAACTATGTTTCacttcacagatgttgcctgacctgcagagtaattccagcattttttgtttatattattgctgaaaaaagaggcatgctgTCAAAGATTTTTTTCACTTTTCCCTAAcacagggaacaacaatttacaaactggtattcttgcaaattgtcccgGTGAATGCATGATGAAAAGATTTTACATCCAGACTTTGTAAACACTGGGAATTGAGCCAGCGTTTAAACAGAGGCATTATCTTTTATTATTTTAGCTAATTTGGGCACAGTAATGTGTCATAATGCCCTTCTGCTCATCATGATGCATATCATTATTAATGCACATCCTACAGCCACTTAGAGACACTCCAATACTTTGAAAAACacatttcccttttttaaaaatcataactTGACAAAGGAGGAAGAGCTACTAGCCATCTTTTTCAtaaaataaaaccaaaatactacagatgcagTCTGTccgcatgacccagaccttcctgtcattgccatttcaacacaccaccctgctctcatgcccacatgtccgtccttggcctgctgcaatgttctggtGAAGttcaatgtaaactggaggaacagcaccttatcttccggttaggcactttacagccttctgaacttaacattgagttcaacaacttcagatcatgaactctctcctccatcttcacgactttttgatcccccttttttctaataataataatttttaaaatatatatatctttcttttcccacctatttcaattattatttatttccatccattgttttatctccactttttagcctatttcgatcccctccccccaacccacccccactagggccatctgtcacttgcacatcctttctacccttaatgtcaccattagcacatcctttagctaataccaCCACCGTcaacctttgaccttttgtttatgacatctttggcaatctctcctttgcctccacctatcactggccctctatccagcttcacctagtCCAATCCCACTTAAACAACTtagatttcaccacatttctatttctctttagttctgatgaagaatcatacggactcgaaacattaactctgtcttcctctccacagatgctttcagacctgctgagtttttccagcaattctcGTTTTTGTTTCATCTTTTTCACATTGACTTTACAGAAAAGCAATGGATAAATGTTTTTAGATGCAGTGGGGTAGTTTAATATAAAAGGCAGGTTGGTTAGAGCTCATTGTGGGTTTGATCATTGTAAGAGCTATTTATTTCTGTGGTAGACTCGATGTAACAATCTAGATAAgcatgagagagaatggaataaaaGAACATACTATTGGATTAGATAAAAAGGGGTAGGACAAGGCTTGTGCAGAACATAAATGCTGGcaatgttgggccaaatggcctatttctgtgctgtaggcttGATTCAATGTGGTTTATCATATTGCAATGTTTTGAAAACTTCATTTTCTTCTGTTTGTAAATGACATTTCTGTAATAATGAGACCAGTCTAGAATGGAAATTGTCAAAATGTTATTGTTTTAATATAATTACCACCGCAAGACTAAGTGCCCCTtgaggaggatgttttccctgcagACATCAGGAGGTTCAATATGTGCTACACTCCCCAATCTACAAACTGACGACAGCCCCACCTCTCAATGGCTCAATGAGTAAATTTAACTGGTTGCAGTAATAGCACTTCTGACTTAACAATGGTTTGTAATAATGTACTTTCTTTTATTTGTATGGCTTGCGAAGCAGTTTAATGTTGAgtttaacaatccattcaatggctTCAGTTGACAAACTATGAGTGGTTGTGATGCCAGAAATGGATATCAGTGAAGGTCTGACTTGGGTGGCCACATTCACAATTTGAGCTGTCCCTCACATTCCGCTTGTGGAGTAAGAGGCCACATCTTCCCTGCTGCATCCTCGAACAGTTGAGAGTTGTCCAAATTTTCCATGGAAGATTAAAACCTGGGACTTCACCACTTGGGTTAGTTACTAGGTTGAggttggtgatgtttgcagtcaaACAGGAGGTGTGCTTGAGAGGTGGGGCTGTCGTCAGTTTGTAGATTGTGGAGTGTAGCACGTATTGACCCTCCTGTTGTCCGCAGGGAAAACATTCTCCTCAAAAAGCACCACTGGCTGACAGCTAACAAATAACACAGGACTTCAAAAATAATGCAGTATtgctgatgcgtggacatttgtCTTTCTTCTCTTGTAGCATGGATCTCAAGTGCTGGTTGGACATTGAATACTTCAGAAGAATACCTCACAATGAAAAGGATAATAGAGATGTTAAGTCCAAAGAAATCAAAAGCAAATACCTGAACAGAAAGTATTTCTTTGGACCCAGTAGCCCTGCAACAAAAGCACAACAGCATGAGGTAATTTTCTGAAAGTTTTATTATTAAACTTGTGCTACACGCTGTGATTTAAGGTGGTTGAGCCACACCAGTAAGGTAAAATTAAGAAGGTCTATCCAAATTAAAGATGACCGTTATGCGTGCCTGTTTAGTTTATTGGCAAGTGCAGATAAGTTATGGATATATACAATATAGATTATAGCCAAAATGTCTTTATACCTCTCCTAACATGCTATTATTGCCTCTCTATTCCATACTGAATTAGGGGTTTGCGTTTCTTACTGTTGAATGTCTTAATTGTCAATGCAGTATCTCCAACCTACTATAAATGCAGGGCAGAGGAGAAGCATATTCTGAGAGGGAGAATGCAGGAAAATGAGAGCACAAATAAATTCATGCAACTGTTGAATGCCCCATGAATGAAAGAATAGAAAGTTGGAAATCTAAGTTTACAGCTGATTCTAAGGGTGAAATTTTCCAGTCCCCACTTCATGGCGGGTGGGGGAACAATGCGGTGGCGGGAGCCGAAGAGTCAGTTTCCCGCCGGCGTGAATTACGACAGGAATGTGCGCTGTTGCCTAACATGGCGGGCCTCCATTCCAGCCAGAGAATGCAGATGAAGGCCTGACTGCAATcgcctccgcccccccccccccccccccccccccccccccccccacacacacacacaatcatctgTGCGGTCAGTGGGTTTTCACactggcccagaacacatctagACCAATGTAGCATGCAGATGTCAGCACCTACCTGAAGAAAGCCTGGACAGCTGCAGGGATCAGGATGGAGGCCTCCAATAACAGTGGACCCTGGAATCCCacatgcagcagtgggtgggtggagtttcaACCACGTGGATCCTCTAACTGCAGCAACTtcgtgtgttggtggggggtgaaATTAGAcggggaggagaggaatgaagaggtgaGGCAGGTACGGAGGCCCAGAGTTGGGTGGGGGAGCTTGGCGTTGGAAGGAAAGAAAGATGCTGCGGGCTTTGTTGAACGGGTGAACTGGTATGGATTGGGAGGGTGCAAACGGCTGTGCGGTGTTCAGGTAGCACAATCCCAGCTGAAGTTACCCCCTGGTCAAGCCTGACCCCAGAGTGGGGCTcagcttgatagattctaacttttatttgtttgtttagatatgtggagagtagctactaaacatagtcacaggagtcagctgatcaaattttaacaaaagaataaaacatttattcaataaGAAAATGTGAACTATATTATAATGCATCACCCACTactatacctttacaaatatatatAAACTAGTAAGGATAACACAATTTACAAAAGCTGTCTTATACTCTGATGTACACAATAAGAACACAGTCCATGTGGTCAGACGCACCACACCCTgaaaccaagggcaggatttttaccttgatgggcgGCAGGTGGACCCGGGAGCGGTCGCAAAGCTGACTGCCTCCCACGATCGGGCCTCAACATCAATTTcatgctggccaattaatgaacagccagcgtgaaacacgtgctgcagcGCTGctcgggtgggggcaggaggagagtCAGCTCAGAATCAGCGCATGCATGCAGTTACGGGCAATgaaagatccctgaggcacagagctgaagtctcactctttacatccCTGCTCTGTTACTGAAGTCTCGCTTTTTGCAACTCCCCTATACTCAGTGCAGTCTCGGTCTTTACGGCCTcgcactgctcactgaagtctcgctattCAGAGCCCTGCTCTCTTACTGATGTCTCTCTCCTTACGGCCCCACTTTGCTCAATGAAGTCCTGCTTTTACAGCCCTATGTTGctgactgaagtctcactcttcagagCCACATGCTGCTTACTGAGCTCTCGCTCTATACAGCTCTGCCagtgaactctcgctctttacacaccccctccactcagTGAAGTTTTGCACTTCacaccccagctctgctcactgaagtctccgtCATAGCTAAGATATCAAACTCCAACGTACctctctgtgccctcagctcgcttgtcttattcctcaagctctttgcattaaaatatattccatttagccttgctaaactcacttctttcttatctagcctatgtttcctctgccttccagactcacttactagtgaCTTAATTTCTAATTCTATCTCAGCTTTTCCCCCCTTtaaactacttttcaggatcccattcccctgccaatttagttaaAATCTGCCCCAGCTGCATTATCAAACCTTTctgtgaggatgttggtcccttACCTGTTCAAatgtaacctgtccaacttgtaTAGGTTTCACCTCCCTTAGAAATGGTAACAATGCCCCAGGAGCCTAAAgcactcctgcaccatctctacagccatgcattcatctgctgtatccttctgttcctattctCAGTACTGCATGGCACCtggagtaatccggagatcactacctttgaagtcctgcttttcaatttcctacctaactccccaaagtctgcttgcaggacctgatttctctttcttcctatgtcattggtcccaacatggccatgacctctggctgttcaccctccactTTCAGAAGGCCCAGCAgttgttccatgacatccttgaccctggcacccaggaagcaacataccatcctggagtcacatctacggctgcagaagcacctgtctactcCCGTCTCTTAGGAATCACCTACCACTATtacccttccacacttcttcctccctgtcctgagcagctggaccacccacagtcttggctctggttggcctccacagaggaaacGTCACACTCACCGTTTTCCAAACTGAAAAATGGTTTGCGAGCGAGATGCATTctggggattccctcactacctgcctggcggtcacccattccctctctgcttgcacttccttaagctgcagagtgaccacatcctgaaacatgctatccacgaactTCTCAGCCTCGCGAATGCACCATGGTACCCTCCAGCtccactcaagctccaaaacgCAGAGCTCCAGTCGGaagcacctcctgcacacatggtcatccagaccgccaagagcgtctaggatttcccatataccgcaggatgtgcaaatcatgggactgagctTCCCAGACAtttcttaactaaatagaatatggacccttgcttttatttcactcttactcctacttgagtattgactagatgctagatcctctagatagaTTAGATCCTCTaggcgctgctgactgcctgtcccagggtcttcctctAGCACTCTCCTCATTCAGATTCCCACACACCATTTACCTATCATTGATTCTTCCTGTCTTACCCGTACACAAACCActtttttttcctgtgcctgaaccacagaacccacagtacgtttacttccagaacttttctgtacccctataattccaacatattttccctgcaatttccaacacactccttctcttccctgactactcaCCAAAGGTGTTTCACGTTCcaactttctatctttctctgatttaaaagagtaatgataaaaatgtttttctctagaaactaactcataatcatcaggtATCTCTGCTGTTTGTCTTACTGTTTCAACCCTCTTCCTCCAtgtgagttctcactaccaaagaaattgaatctttaaattcttccaaaataattaccTCTCTCTAAGAGCTACATaagttgtctctatctttaatgcatGTATCccctggtcaaaattactttgttttactctctcaaactcaatataagttttcccaggctgttttctcatgttCCTAAACTGCTGCCTGTAGGCCTCAGCTACCAACTCATACGTACTCAAAATAACCTTTTTTAACCACATCAaagttcactgacatttcttctaaCAATGATGTTAGAACCTGGGTTGTAGCAACAATGTCCaattttcttgtggccatttcatctgttttgctatcttctcaaataaaataatgtttcaacatctctttcctcaaactttggaagaccttgtacaaatttaaacatctccccactgggtccAGATCTGAAAATAATAAAAGGTAGTGATCTCCAGATTACTCTAGGTGCCATGCAGTACtgaatataggaacagaaggatagagcagatggatGCATGACtgtagagatggtgcaggaggggtgtgtggggggtggggggggtggtgctttaGGCTCTTGAGGGCATTGGTACCATTTCTGGGGGAAGTGAGATCTATACAAGTTGGCAGGTTACATTTGAACAGGTaagggaccaacatcctcacagGTAATATAATTACTTAATATATAATATGATTAATACTGTTAATATAATGCAGTTGGGGCAGATTTTAACTAAATTAGTATGgggaatgggatcctgaaaagtagttcaaagGGGTGAAAAGCTGAGATAGAGTTAGAAGTTAAGTCACTAGCAAGTccggaaggcagaggaaacataggctagataagaaagaagtgaggttagcaaggctaaatggaatatattttaatgcaaggagcttgaggaataagacaagcgagctgagggcacagataggtacGTTGGAGTATGATATCacagctatgaccgagacttcagtgagcagaagggGGCTGTAAAGAGCCAGAATTTACTGCGGAGAGTggagctgtaaagagcgagaactACAATAAGcggagcggggctgtaaagagcgagacttcagtgagcagagtggggctgcaaagagcgagacttcgcTGTGGAGATTggagctgtaaagagtgagatttcaaTGAGCGGATCAGGGctctaaagagcgagacttcagtgagcagggcggagctgtaaagagcgagacttcatggagcagggctgtaaagagccagACTTCACTGAACGGAGTGGGACTGGAAAGAACGAGAGATCAGTGAGCggtgctgtaaagagcgagacttcactcagctgtaaagagcgagacttcagtgagcagggcggagctgtaaagagcgagacttcatggagcagggctgtaaagagccagACTTCACTGAACGGAGTGGGACTGGAAAGAACGAGAGATCAGTGAGCggtgctgtaaagagcgagacttcactcagctgtaaagagcgagacttcagtgagcagaacgggacagttaagagcgagacttcgcTGCGGAGATCggagctgtaaagagtgagatttcaaTCAGCGGATCGGGGctctaaagagtgagacttcagtgagcggAGTGAGGTGTAAGGAGCTAGACTTCAATGAGCATGTTTTGCTGTAaaaagcaagacttcagtgagcggAGCGAGGCTGTAAAGAGTCATGCTTCACTGAGTGGAGCGGGTctctaaagagagagacttcagtaaGCAGAGCGGGCCTGTAAACAGCAGGACTTCAGTACCAGAGCAGAGCGGTAAAGTGCGAGACTTAAGTGAGCGGAGCAGGCTGTAAAGAACAAAAGTTCAGTGAGCATAGCGGAGCtccaaagagagagacttcaatgagcagagcggagTTGTAAAGAGTGTAATTTCACTGAGcgcagcagggctgtaaagagcgatacttcactgagcagagtggagctgtaaagagcgagacttcaatggcagagcggggttgtaatgAGCgatacttcactgagcagagtggagctgtaaagagcgagacttcaatggcagagcggggttgtaatgAGCGATACTTCACTGAGTGGAGCGgcgctgtaaagaacgagacttcgCTGCAGATAGCGGAACTATAAAGAGCGAAATTTCACTGAGCAGAACGGGTCTGAATTGAACGAGAGATCACTGTGCAGGGCGGAgttgtgtagagcgagacttcagtgagcggAGCGGCGCTGTAAGGAACGCGACTTCAGTGAGCATTGCAGGGCACTAAGGGGCGAAGGGCGAGGTTTCACTGAGCGGAGCGGGGCTGTAAGGAGCGAGAGTTCACTGAACACATGGAGctctaaagagcgagac from Carcharodon carcharias isolate sCarCar2 chromosome 6, sCarCar2.pri, whole genome shotgun sequence includes the following:
- the LOC121278791 gene encoding regulator of G-protein signaling 22-like is translated as MQPGSGVDAEDSQGNSLLTGYHCAATSAGSAMLVGQQVPRDGDSKDLPLPVHSVNIVQIPEDGKGPNYWQKVPEEFCNYTLNSLIRNRLELDTFQIFLKENLAGMDLKCWLDIEYFRRIPHNEKDNRDVKSKEIKSKYLNRKYFFGPSSPATKAQQHEVIF